One region of uncultured Methanolobus sp. genomic DNA includes:
- a CDS encoding DUF169 domain-containing protein, which translates to MNNEDIQTYGNELKEVLQMTTSPVAVHLVRADEEIPEEIPHIGETTRHCQMVDNVRRLGTEFYATLDDQMCKGGASVMGLAEMSPKLKSGEVYYNLNHFASIEAAKTTMDRVPMVEANSIRAVLYAPLEKASFVPDVILVIARPKIVMELSQALLQKNGGRVNAGFAGKQSVCADGVSYPYLTGEAGVTIGCSGSRKYTEIQDEEMIMSVPVDMLAALVESAKVMFGTYAC; encoded by the coding sequence ATGAACAACGAAGATATCCAGACATATGGTAACGAACTCAAAGAAGTACTTCAAATGACAACATCTCCGGTTGCTGTACATCTTGTCAGGGCTGACGAGGAAATCCCGGAAGAGATTCCTCATATTGGTGAGACAACAAGGCACTGCCAGATGGTTGACAACGTAAGAAGGCTTGGTACTGAGTTCTATGCAACACTTGATGACCAGATGTGCAAGGGTGGTGCATCTGTAATGGGGCTTGCAGAGATGAGTCCAAAGCTCAAGTCAGGCGAGGTCTATTACAATCTCAATCACTTTGCTTCTATTGAAGCTGCAAAAACAACTATGGACCGGGTTCCAATGGTGGAGGCAAATTCCATCAGGGCCGTTCTTTATGCTCCACTTGAGAAGGCAAGCTTCGTACCTGATGTTATCCTTGTTATTGCAAGGCCAAAGATAGTGATGGAGCTCTCACAGGCATTGCTCCAGAAAAACGGTGGACGTGTAAATGCGGGATTTGCCGGTAAACAGAGTGTCTGTGCAGATGGTGTTTCATATCCATATCTTACAGGTGAGGCAGGTGTCACGATCGGTTGCAGTGGCAGCAGAAAATACACTGAGATACAGGATGAGGAAATGATTATGAGCGTACCTGTGGACATGCTAGCTGCTCTTGTAGAATCTGCAAAGGTAATGTTTGGGACGTACGCCTGTTAA
- a CDS encoding AI-2E family transporter: protein MALTTNSKVWSIMLVVSVFLSIIFAVLFYFEDIFIVLIIGSILVLLTDSILIEFNRHFGHKSLWARRFYAVSLVVIGIMLVSLLMVGQLSDMNSLVNSQEEYESGITSIFSTYGYLFSSLNNGDMGEMAGRGPAVTSDNMSENLSEDVNGDMAASPLISGEDMQSIGNYIFSFFSSLISKLSYFVFTGLLIIPMMFRLYFAKKNVIVSEIVAFFPVKYQDCVSSSILDIGKRLRDYFSAKILESVIVGFICCIGFYLAGINGWFFLGVLAGLLNVVPYIGPVVGAIPAVIIAFIVGPTTAFFAIITVGIAQLVDNLYLIPYMISGKVDVNPLLSVLLTLIFADMLGALGMILAIPVYIIYKVVLTEFYNELRKIYPDEYDA from the coding sequence ATGGCACTGACAACAAATTCTAAGGTATGGAGCATAATGCTCGTAGTATCGGTATTCCTTTCAATTATCTTTGCTGTATTATTCTATTTTGAAGATATATTCATCGTCCTGATAATTGGAAGCATACTCGTGCTCCTTACTGACAGTATTCTTATAGAGTTTAACCGGCATTTTGGTCATAAATCTCTCTGGGCCAGGAGATTTTATGCTGTATCCCTTGTTGTCATCGGTATAATGCTGGTATCCCTGCTAATGGTGGGTCAGTTATCAGACATGAATTCCCTTGTAAACTCGCAGGAAGAGTATGAATCAGGTATCACCAGTATCTTTTCTACCTATGGTTATCTCTTTTCGTCATTAAATAATGGGGATATGGGTGAAATGGCAGGGAGAGGTCCGGCAGTTACTTCTGACAACATGAGTGAAAATCTGAGTGAGGATGTAAATGGGGATATGGCTGCAAGTCCATTAATATCCGGTGAGGATATGCAGTCAATAGGGAACTATATCTTTAGTTTTTTCTCATCACTGATATCAAAATTATCTTATTTTGTATTTACCGGCCTGCTGATTATTCCGATGATGTTCCGCCTTTATTTTGCAAAGAAGAACGTAATTGTTTCTGAAATCGTTGCTTTTTTTCCTGTAAAGTATCAGGATTGTGTGTCTTCCTCAATACTGGATATAGGCAAGCGTCTCAGGGATTACTTCTCTGCAAAAATACTTGAAAGCGTAATTGTAGGGTTTATCTGTTGTATTGGTTTTTATCTGGCAGGCATCAACGGATGGTTTTTCCTTGGTGTGCTTGCAGGTTTACTTAATGTAGTACCTTATATTGGTCCTGTGGTAGGTGCAATTCCTGCTGTAATAATAGCTTTTATTGTGGGTCCTACAACCGCATTTTTTGCGATAATAACAGTTGGGATTGCCCAGCTCGTGGACAACCTGTACCTGATTCCGTATATGATCTCAGGAAAAGTGGACGTGAATCCACTTTTAAGTGTTTTGTTAACCCTCATATTTGCGGATATGCTTGGTGCCCTGGGTATGATACTTGCAATACCAGTGTATATTATTTATAAAGTAGTGTTGACTGAGTTCTATAATGAACTGAGAAAAATATATCCTGATGAATATGATGCCTGA
- a CDS encoding PGF-pre-PGF domain-containing protein has product MLFTKHDFKIPLFVAVIFLILAILPASAVASVTFVPAVQSQSVSTTESLGFSVSVTESSDIVWLLDDAVVKQSLSSTSSSYSFSEREVATYNLTAVVSGSTDTTSKVWTVNVVPAFNVSFSPDEAVIGSRLDREPVFRANVSEESDIIWYFDDYRVSSYNDICNSSYVPDVSETGNYSIGVRISNPNGSIRNQWYWVATPTPSQVISGGSGGSSSSGSVSSGEDYKNILVKEVSMRMINKDVLTEFSFNGDNNPISSLEFTSSVNAGYVRMSLEVLNNRSSFVSEDPDDEVYYYVNINPDKTGLDNKISDTRIFFNVSQSWLDENNIDVDSVRLKLFSSYGWRTFPVKTIAGYNSTVGPNSNITFVSTTTGFGNFAITGKVNASSEDGVVVIDVGGDSSIVSSENGSASKDNEDASSSENVLDSVLKSMKELFIKRNPVNT; this is encoded by the coding sequence TTGCTTTTCACTAAACATGATTTTAAAATTCCGCTCTTTGTCGCAGTTATTTTTTTGATACTGGCAATACTCCCTGCATCTGCAGTCGCCAGTGTCACATTTGTTCCGGCTGTACAATCACAGTCAGTGTCCACTACAGAATCACTGGGATTTTCAGTTTCAGTAACAGAGTCTTCAGACATTGTATGGTTACTGGATGATGCAGTGGTCAAACAGAGTCTTTCATCGACTTCCTCTTCTTATTCTTTCTCGGAACGTGAAGTTGCAACTTATAATTTAACGGCAGTTGTTTCCGGATCAACTGATACTACAAGTAAGGTCTGGACTGTAAATGTCGTACCTGCATTCAATGTAAGTTTTTCACCCGATGAAGCTGTCATCGGCTCAAGGCTTGATCGTGAACCTGTATTCAGGGCGAATGTAAGTGAAGAGTCCGATATTATATGGTATTTCGATGATTATCGGGTATCAAGTTATAATGATATTTGCAACAGCAGTTATGTACCCGATGTTTCCGAAACCGGGAATTACAGCATAGGGGTCCGCATTTCAAATCCCAATGGAAGCATCCGGAACCAATGGTATTGGGTAGCCACTCCGACTCCTTCCCAGGTAATATCAGGTGGAAGTGGAGGCAGCAGTTCTTCAGGTTCAGTTTCTTCCGGTGAGGATTACAAAAATATCCTTGTGAAAGAAGTAAGCATGCGGATGATCAACAAAGACGTGCTTACTGAGTTTTCATTTAATGGTGATAATAATCCCATAAGTTCTCTTGAGTTTACTTCTTCTGTCAATGCTGGTTATGTACGCATGTCACTTGAGGTACTGAATAATCGTTCGTCCTTTGTGTCAGAAGATCCGGATGATGAGGTTTACTATTATGTAAATATCAATCCTGACAAGACCGGTCTTGATAATAAGATTAGTGATACCAGAATTTTTTTCAACGTAAGTCAGAGCTGGCTTGATGAAAACAATATTGATGTTGATTCCGTACGTTTGAAACTGTTCAGCAGCTATGGATGGAGGACATTCCCTGTGAAGACAATAGCAGGATATAATTCAACGGTTGGCCCAAATTCAAACATTACTTTCGTTTCAACAACTACGGGCTTTGGTAATTTCGCAATAACCGGAAAAGTAAATGCCAGTTCTGAAGATGGTGTGGTAGTTATTGATGTGGGTGGTGATTCTTCCATTGTTTCCTCTGAAAATGGCTCTGCTTCAAAGGATAATGAAGACGCTTCCAGCTCAGAAAATGTGCTTGATTCTGTTCTTAAATCCATGAAAGAATTATTTATAAAAAGAAATCCTGTAAATACTTAA
- a CDS encoding helix-turn-helix domain-containing protein: protein MIIASLQNLGFTSYEAKVYVALVRNENATVSTLHTDSGVPNSAIYGALKKLEKRGIIEFQNTKPMRYRSIPPGEALAKLKKDYGEECDIVFEKLNEIYGESANERTEDLIWSINGIRNVTSKVIQILDSAKKDILIFASSTSFREISENQTSLKKDYATIIGIMNRKSRDERISVRVISPCEEEAKKIKNLVPMATVRVNSIEGTESELKSFVVVIDNSEMLVDIVKDEDKDTDLSAVWTNGAEFSATISHLLSAKWELSEKYIT from the coding sequence ATGATCATCGCATCTCTGCAGAATCTTGGTTTTACTTCTTATGAAGCAAAAGTTTATGTGGCTCTTGTCAGAAATGAAAATGCTACGGTTTCGACACTTCACACTGATTCCGGAGTGCCGAATTCAGCAATTTACGGTGCTCTGAAAAAACTGGAAAAAAGGGGCATCATTGAATTCCAGAATACAAAACCAATGCGCTACAGGTCTATTCCGCCGGGAGAGGCTCTTGCCAAATTGAAGAAGGATTATGGAGAGGAATGTGACATTGTCTTTGAAAAACTTAATGAAATATATGGTGAGTCTGCAAATGAAAGAACTGAGGATTTGATCTGGAGCATTAATGGCATCAGAAATGTTACTTCTAAAGTAATCCAGATACTGGATAGTGCAAAAAAGGATATTCTTATATTTGCTTCATCAACCTCTTTCAGGGAAATTTCAGAAAACCAGACATCCCTCAAAAAGGATTATGCTACCATAATAGGTATTATGAACAGGAAATCCCGTGATGAACGTATTAGTGTAAGGGTTATAAGTCCCTGTGAGGAAGAAGCAAAGAAGATCAAAAATCTGGTTCCTATGGCTACAGTACGTGTAAATTCCATTGAAGGCACCGAATCTGAACTCAAAAGTTTTGTTGTTGTTATTGATAATTCGGAAATGCTTGTTGATATAGTAAAAGATGAAGACAAGGACACTGATCTGTCTGCGGTATGGACGAACGGCGCAGAGTTCTCTGCTACAATTTCCCATCTGTTAAGTGCCAAATGGGAACTATCTGAAAAATACATCACATGA